One region of Quercus lobata isolate SW786 chromosome 2, ValleyOak3.0 Primary Assembly, whole genome shotgun sequence genomic DNA includes:
- the LOC115973816 gene encoding uncharacterized protein LOC115973816 — protein sequence MFVCICRKKLFKIKVNKIIFKIEYVTKKIK from the coding sequence TTGCATTTGCagaaaaaagttatttaaaattaaagttaataaaatcatatttaagatAGAATATGTCACAAAGAAGATTAAGTGA